In a genomic window of Thiolapillus brandeum:
- a CDS encoding efflux RND transporter periplasmic adaptor subunit: MKKLLPAVLVLLIAGAAFAWFKLRPGETATDALTLYGNVDIREARLTFNASEHVDRILVEEGEHVNKDQLLATLHQELFRSRVAQAQAQVEARRQQLAKLKAGSRPEEIDKAKAEVAAARARARAAHDTWQRLQRLVAKKLASREEVETANSNANAAQAQVEAAQAALQLLQAGPRREDIAAAEADLRAAEANLDLARQNLDNTELHAPADGIIRTRILEPGDMASPLKPALTLAFANPVWVRTYLPETLLGKVKPGMRATIATDSYPNKTYSAWVGYVSPTAEFTPKNVETPELRTRLVYQMRVFACNGNEELRLGMPATVYIDLQAPVTAIPDCQKP; encoded by the coding sequence ATGAAAAAACTGTTGCCCGCTGTTCTTGTCCTGCTGATCGCGGGTGCCGCCTTCGCGTGGTTCAAACTGCGGCCCGGGGAAACAGCAACTGATGCGCTTACCTTGTATGGTAATGTCGATATCCGAGAGGCCCGGTTGACGTTCAATGCCTCTGAGCATGTGGACAGGATCCTGGTGGAAGAAGGCGAGCACGTCAACAAGGATCAGTTGCTGGCTACCCTGCACCAGGAGTTGTTCCGCTCACGGGTGGCCCAGGCTCAGGCCCAAGTGGAAGCCAGGCGCCAGCAGTTGGCCAAGCTGAAAGCGGGTAGCCGTCCGGAAGAGATAGACAAGGCAAAGGCCGAAGTGGCTGCCGCCAGGGCCCGGGCCAGGGCGGCTCATGATACCTGGCAACGTCTGCAACGCCTGGTGGCCAAGAAGCTGGCTTCCCGGGAAGAAGTGGAAACCGCGAATTCCAATGCGAATGCCGCCCAGGCTCAGGTGGAAGCCGCCCAAGCGGCTTTGCAACTGCTGCAGGCAGGGCCGCGCAGGGAAGATATTGCTGCCGCTGAAGCCGATCTCAGGGCGGCTGAAGCCAATCTGGATCTTGCCCGGCAGAACCTGGACAATACGGAACTGCATGCTCCGGCGGACGGCATCATCCGCACCCGTATCCTGGAGCCGGGTGACATGGCCAGCCCCCTCAAGCCTGCATTGACCCTGGCTTTCGCCAATCCTGTCTGGGTGCGAACCTATCTGCCTGAGACCCTGCTGGGAAAAGTGAAGCCGGGTATGCGGGCTACCATCGCCACGGACAGCTACCCAAACAAGACGTATTCCGCCTGGGTGGGCTATGTCTCCCCAACGGCGGAATTCACGCCGAAGAACGTCGAAACCCCGGAACTGCGCACGCGCCTGGTGTACCAGATGCGGGTTTTTGCCTGCAACGGCAATGAAGAACTGCGCCTGGGCATGCCTGCCACGGTGTATATCGACCTGCAGGCGCCAGTCACCGCCATTCCCGATTGTCAGAAGCCCTGA
- a CDS encoding outer membrane lipoprotein-sorting protein, with protein sequence MNRWLIFVLLTVAHLPGVTASDLEARHIAEDVYFVNHFFAVDNISYGSKGHPMELLNQPARGKGRRYKMERHLNNRYERGDIKARDLVIFRSGNLRSTGILVDIYKDAERPLGFAIWLPALRKIRRHSEPDQADIWGGSVFTYGDIYLRKPSDERHELLGRVEFSDCLGSIDEQDLALPAPWCGIRGKTVLKLRSYPRKSGWWYDWRDQYIDPDSHADYRAEYFKDGRKIKIIDKAWKSMGLDDPRGQFWVYWYGIDLRTGASGMAWVTGEQVRWNQPVKSSLWSLATLRKLSR encoded by the coding sequence ATGAACCGCTGGCTGATCTTTGTTCTGTTGACCGTTGCCCATCTGCCGGGTGTAACAGCCTCTGATTTGGAAGCCCGGCATATTGCCGAAGATGTATATTTCGTGAATCACTTCTTTGCCGTGGACAACATCAGTTACGGCAGCAAGGGCCATCCCATGGAGCTTCTCAATCAGCCTGCCCGGGGAAAAGGGCGGCGCTACAAGATGGAGCGTCATCTGAACAATCGCTATGAGCGTGGCGATATCAAGGCCCGGGATCTGGTGATCTTCCGTTCCGGCAATCTGCGCAGCACGGGTATCCTGGTGGATATCTACAAGGATGCGGAACGTCCCCTCGGCTTTGCCATCTGGCTGCCGGCATTGCGCAAGATACGCCGCCACTCGGAGCCTGACCAGGCGGATATCTGGGGCGGCAGTGTCTTCACCTATGGAGACATCTACCTGCGCAAGCCTTCGGATGAACGCCATGAACTTCTGGGCAGGGTGGAATTTTCCGATTGCCTGGGTAGTATCGATGAGCAAGACCTGGCGCTTCCTGCTCCCTGGTGCGGAATCAGGGGTAAAACGGTGCTCAAACTGCGCAGTTATCCGCGCAAATCCGGCTGGTGGTATGACTGGCGGGATCAATACATCGACCCGGACAGTCATGCCGACTACCGTGCCGAATATTTCAAGGATGGCAGGAAGATCAAGATTATCGACAAGGCCTGGAAATCCATGGGCCTGGATGATCCCCGGGGGCAGTTCTGGGTCTATTGGTATGGCATCGACCTGAGAACCGGGGCCAGTGGCATGGCCTGGGTGACCGGGGAACAGGTTCGCTGGAATCAGCCGGTCAAAAGCAGCCTGTGGAGCCTGGCCACCCTGCGCAAGCTCAGTCGTTAG
- a CDS encoding lipopolysaccharide kinase InaA family protein, which translates to MTEYMAPGWEKIFAHNGLNDFADFWNLEADWFEPPNYRRGGWSGASRLVLADPDGGEQAVFLKRQENHTRKTWRNPVAGEPTFRGEARNLRFLNSHDIAAPQLVYYAEYRSPKGWQVVLATRELTGYVPLDELVDRWRQQGWQKFHEQRQRIIPNMAELIRRLHSYNLVHGALHAKHIFIHPEKAQACLIDLEKMRRRLRRRQAMVRDLDTCNRRTFNLSRTDRLRFLLRYLQKDRFDRSARDLWQELAALEKRKNARL; encoded by the coding sequence ATGACTGAATACATGGCTCCTGGCTGGGAGAAGATATTTGCCCACAACGGGCTGAATGATTTTGCGGATTTCTGGAACCTGGAAGCGGACTGGTTCGAGCCACCCAATTACAGGCGGGGTGGCTGGAGTGGTGCGTCACGACTGGTGCTTGCGGATCCTGATGGGGGCGAACAGGCCGTATTCCTGAAGCGCCAGGAGAACCACACGCGAAAGACCTGGCGCAATCCGGTTGCCGGAGAGCCCACGTTTCGCGGTGAGGCGCGCAACCTGCGTTTCCTGAACAGCCATGATATTGCCGCGCCCCAGTTGGTCTATTATGCCGAGTACCGGTCTCCCAAGGGTTGGCAAGTGGTGCTGGCCACCCGGGAGTTGACCGGTTACGTGCCTCTCGATGAGTTGGTGGATCGATGGCGGCAACAGGGCTGGCAGAAATTCCACGAGCAGCGCCAACGCATTATTCCGAACATGGCGGAGTTGATCCGGCGCCTGCACAGCTACAATCTGGTCCATGGCGCCCTGCATGCCAAGCATATTTTTATTCATCCGGAGAAAGCCCAGGCATGCCTCATCGACCTGGAAAAGATGCGCCGCCGCCTGCGCCGCCGCCAGGCCATGGTACGGGATCTGGATACCTGCAACCGGCGCACTTTCAACCTGAGCCGCACGGATCGTCTGCGTTTCCTGCTCCGCTATCTGCAAAAGGATCGTTTTGACCGCTCAGCCCGCGACCTGTGGCAGGAACTGGCGGCATTGGAAAAACGCAAGAATGCCCGCCTATGA
- the rfaP gene encoding lipopolysaccharide core heptose(I) kinase RfaP encodes MIWLSESFRKRLDSPWRRVEDAMQVQGSVYRNPPGANRRTLRFERDGRGYFLKLHWGVGWREIFKNLFSLRLPVVGAANEWKAIQRLETLGVETMRLEAWGEEGWNPARRRSFVVTRELENTISLEDYCAAWKSSPPNPHAKRLLLERVAVMTRKLHEHGLNHRDLYICHFLLRQPWDGGEADLHLYLIDLHRVQQHWQLPRRWRVKDVGSLYFSAMDIGLTHRDRLRFLGHYFAQPLRQVLQEQGAFLRAVEKRARALQDKGIDEND; translated from the coding sequence ATGATCTGGTTGTCCGAGTCTTTTCGCAAACGTCTCGATTCGCCCTGGCGCCGGGTGGAAGATGCCATGCAGGTGCAGGGAAGTGTCTACCGGAACCCCCCTGGCGCCAATCGGCGTACCCTGCGTTTTGAGCGGGATGGCCGGGGATATTTTCTCAAGCTGCACTGGGGGGTGGGCTGGAGGGAGATCTTCAAGAATCTGTTCAGCCTGCGCCTGCCGGTGGTCGGCGCGGCGAATGAATGGAAGGCTATTCAGCGTCTGGAAACCCTGGGAGTGGAGACCATGCGCCTGGAGGCCTGGGGTGAGGAAGGCTGGAATCCCGCCCGGCGCAGGTCCTTTGTGGTCACCCGGGAGCTGGAAAACACCATCAGTCTGGAAGACTATTGTGCGGCATGGAAGAGCAGCCCGCCCAACCCGCACGCCAAGCGCCTGCTCCTGGAGCGGGTGGCGGTCATGACCCGGAAGCTGCATGAGCATGGCCTGAATCATCGCGATCTGTATATCTGCCATTTTCTCCTGCGCCAACCCTGGGACGGTGGTGAGGCGGATCTGCATTTGTATCTCATCGACCTGCATCGGGTGCAACAGCATTGGCAGCTGCCCAGGCGCTGGCGGGTCAAAGACGTGGGGAGCCTGTATTTTTCCGCCATGGATATTGGACTGACCCACAGAGACAGACTACGCTTTCTGGGACATTATTTCGCCCAACCGCTACGCCAGGTGCTCCAGGAGCAGGGCGCTTTTCTGCGTGCCGTTGAAAAGCGCGCCCGGGCACTCCAGGATAAGGGGATCGATGAGAATGACTGA
- a CDS encoding glycosyltransferase family 4 protein, with product MKLAFVLFKYFPYGGLQRDMLQIARQCRARGHDIHIFTLSWEGPRPAGMHIHVLPVERLSNHRRYQEFCENLPSRYREYGIDRVIGFNKMPGLDFYYAADPCLKDKLVRERSALTRRLPRYRHFLRYEQAVFGQDSDTRILLISPRQHYIYQKHYATPDSRLYMLPPGIDQSRMAGPDAPELRRSLRQEFGIADDEKLILCIGSGFKTKGLDRSLKALAGLPDRLRNQTRLIAIGSDHGAPFVRLASRLGVGERFLVLHGRDDIPRFLQGGDLLLHPAYNENSGMVILEAIIAGLPLLVTSVCGYAYYAEEAQAGLVVPEPFEQQVLNTMLAEMLESPRAAEWRQNGIAYGQTHDLYSMTTHAADLILAP from the coding sequence ATGAAACTGGCTTTCGTGCTCTTCAAGTATTTTCCCTATGGCGGCCTGCAGCGGGACATGCTGCAGATCGCCAGGCAATGCCGGGCCAGGGGCCATGACATTCATATCTTCACCCTGAGCTGGGAAGGTCCACGTCCGGCGGGTATGCATATCCACGTGCTGCCGGTGGAGCGCCTGTCCAATCATCGGCGATATCAGGAGTTCTGTGAAAACCTGCCCTCCCGGTACCGGGAATATGGTATCGACAGAGTGATTGGTTTCAACAAGATGCCGGGGCTGGATTTCTACTATGCTGCCGATCCCTGCCTGAAAGACAAGCTGGTGCGCGAACGCAGTGCCCTGACCCGAAGATTGCCGCGCTACCGGCATTTCCTGCGTTATGAGCAGGCCGTGTTTGGCCAAGACAGCGATACGCGGATTCTGCTCATATCGCCGCGGCAGCATTATATCTACCAAAAACACTATGCGACGCCCGACAGCCGTTTGTACATGCTGCCACCAGGCATTGACCAAAGCCGCATGGCCGGGCCGGATGCCCCGGAATTGCGCCGCAGCCTGCGCCAGGAATTTGGGATTGCCGATGATGAAAAGCTGATTTTGTGTATTGGCTCGGGTTTCAAAACCAAGGGGCTGGATCGCTCTCTCAAGGCCCTGGCGGGGCTGCCGGACAGGCTCAGGAATCAGACCCGCCTGATTGCCATTGGCAGTGACCATGGCGCCCCCTTCGTGCGCCTTGCCTCCCGGCTGGGAGTGGGAGAGCGTTTTCTGGTGCTTCACGGTCGGGATGACATACCGCGTTTTCTTCAGGGCGGAGATCTGCTGCTGCATCCGGCCTACAATGAAAACTCGGGAATGGTGATACTGGAAGCCATTATTGCCGGGTTGCCGCTTCTGGTCACCAGTGTATGTGGCTATGCCTATTATGCTGAAGAGGCCCAGGCGGGGCTGGTGGTGCCGGAGCCCTTTGAGCAACAGGTGTTGAATACCATGCTGGCGGAGATGCTGGAGTCACCCAGGGCTGCCGAGTGGCGGCAAAATGGTATCGCCTATGGCCAGACCCATGACCTCTACAGCATGACCACCCATGCCGCTGACCTGATACTGGCGCCATGA
- the waaC gene encoding lipopolysaccharide heptosyltransferase I, with translation MSDEPMRVLVVKTSSLGDLIHTFPALSDARCALPDIEFHWLVEEAFAEVPAWHPGVSTILPIALRRWRGNWRKAWRKGELSRFKQQLQQHSYDLVIDAQGLLKSALPARWANGPVAGYDRHSVREPLASFFYAGKYPVSRQLHAVERIRRLFALALGYPEPREAPDFGLTGDDAAGSGGLVFLHSTTWASKHWPLAYWVELTQTAGQEGFDVAFPWYAPEERLRAEKIMARAGHGVLLPRMNLSGMKQCLQQAAGVVGVDTGLAHLAAALNTPAITLYGPTAPGLTGAVGRRQKNLSVDWPCAPCMKRDCSYQEPAPVNPACYQSLAPEIVWTALRQQMVNP, from the coding sequence TTGTCGGATGAACCCATGCGGGTGCTGGTAGTCAAGACCTCTTCCCTGGGTGACCTGATACACACGTTTCCCGCCCTCAGTGACGCCAGATGCGCGTTGCCCGATATCGAGTTTCACTGGTTGGTGGAGGAAGCCTTTGCCGAGGTGCCGGCATGGCATCCCGGTGTCAGCACCATCCTGCCTATTGCCTTGCGCCGTTGGCGCGGCAACTGGCGCAAGGCCTGGAGAAAGGGTGAGCTTTCCCGGTTCAAACAACAGCTGCAGCAGCACTCCTATGATTTGGTGATCGATGCCCAGGGACTGCTGAAAAGCGCTCTTCCGGCCCGCTGGGCGAATGGCCCCGTGGCTGGCTACGACCGCCACTCCGTCCGCGAGCCCCTGGCCAGCTTTTTCTATGCCGGGAAATACCCGGTATCCCGCCAGTTGCATGCCGTAGAAAGAATCCGTCGGCTGTTTGCCCTGGCCCTGGGCTATCCCGAACCCCGGGAAGCCCCGGATTTCGGGCTGACCGGTGATGATGCGGCAGGCAGCGGAGGGCTGGTTTTTCTCCACAGCACCACCTGGGCCAGCAAACACTGGCCCCTGGCCTATTGGGTCGAGTTGACGCAAACAGCGGGGCAGGAGGGTTTCGACGTGGCTTTTCCCTGGTATGCGCCTGAAGAACGGCTGCGTGCAGAGAAAATCATGGCTCGGGCCGGGCATGGTGTTCTACTGCCGCGCATGAACTTGTCCGGGATGAAACAATGCCTGCAACAGGCCGCCGGCGTCGTGGGTGTGGATACGGGCCTGGCCCATCTGGCCGCTGCCTTGAATACGCCAGCGATTACCCTGTATGGCCCCACGGCACCGGGTCTCACGGGAGCCGTGGGCCGCAGGCAGAAGAACCTGTCGGTGGATTGGCCCTGTGCGCCTTGCATGAAACGGGATTGCAGTTACCAGGAGCCAGCACCGGTGAATCCGGCCTGCTACCAGAGCCTTGCCCCGGAAATCGTCTGGACGGCACTGCGGCAACAGATGGTGAACCCATGA